ATCGGCAGCCCCTTGTGCGCGCGGATGATCTCGGTGTGGTGCCGCACGATCCGCCGGAGCCGCTCGGCCACGCAGAGCCCCTCGTCCTGGGCGATCTCGCCGACCGGTTCCAGGAGCATTGTCCCGATGCGGTCCATCAGGCCGAGGATCAGCGCCTGCTTGCTGGGGAAATGGCGGTAGATCGCCGCCTCGGTAAAGCCCACCCGCTCCGCGAGACGCTTGGTGGTCAGGGCCGGGAAGCCGCCGTCCCGGACCAGGGCCAGGGCGTGGTCGAGCAGCTCGTTTTGTCGGGGGGTGTACGGTCGGTCTCCGTGTGGGGTCATGGATGCATCCCGGATGTAAGTGAATATTTACTAACTTGCCCGACCATACACCTCTCCCTTCCAGGAATCAAGCCCGCAGCAACGAAGGGGGGATCAGGGTGGAACGGGGCCGGACCCGGCCGTGACCAGCCCGTGGGCCCAGTCCAGAACCGGCCGGACCCGATCGGCCAGGAGCCGCCGGGCGTCCTCGTAACCCAGCCACCGGTACTCGTGGTGCTCGGGCCGGCCCAGATCGGGGTTCACCCCCAGCCGGACCTCCCCCGCCCCGGCCTCGGCCACGTAGTACCGGGCCACCTTTCCCCGGCCGTAAGGCGGGGTCTCCCGCCACTGCGTGCCCCACCGGAACCGGAACTCCCGGAGGCCGGTCTCCTCGCGGGCCTCCCGCAGGGCCGCGTCGAGCGGCTCCTCCCCCGGCTCCACCTCCCCCTTGGGGAAGTCCCAGCACCGGTACGCCCGGAGCACGAGAAACCTCGGCCCCTCCGGGGTCAGGCGCACCGGAACGATCCCTGCGGACAGCACCCTCTTCTCCACGATCTTCCTCCCACCTCGGCTCCTGACGACCGGCCGTTTTTCAAGCCGGCGGCCGCCGCGAACGCCGTCGCCGCGCCAACGTTGTTTGAGCGCAGCTCCCCATCAGAGGCTCCATGGTGGCGATCTGCGTGCATAGGAGGCTGCGTCACGTGCAACCGGCTACGGCTCCCAGGCCTGCAGCTCGATCCCGTTGCCCTCGGGGTCGGTCACGTAGCACCAGCGGACCCGGGCGCCGTTCGCCGCCCGCAGCCTCACCACCTCGCCCACGGCGCGGCCGCCGGCATCCAGGACCGCCTGCCGGGCCGCCTCCACGTCCTCCACCGCGAAGGCGATGTGCCCGAACCCCGGCCGGTTCACGGCGGTCTGCCCCCGCTCCGCAGAGGGATCGTAGCTGAAGATCTCGAGCGTGGGGCCGTTCTCTCCCCACCCGGGCAGCCGCAGGTGCACGCCGGTCAGACGGGCCCCCCGTAGCCCCGTGCCCGCGTCCAACGCCTCGCCGGCATAGTCGCGCTCCGGCGGCACCGGCACGCACCCGAAGACCCTCTCGTAGAATGCAGCCAGGGCGCGCCAGTCTTCCGCAACCAGGTTCGTGTGCACATATCTCGCAGGAACCGACATCGTTGCCTCCGCACGTGATCTGCTACGAATCGCAACGGAAGAATTGCCAGACTCGTGGGTTTTCCCTTTGCGGAGCCCAGGCTGGGAGGGGTGGAGTGCCGGGGGCACAGCCCTTTGGCTCGCCGCCGCCTCCGGCTGTTCGGATCGCCACGGATTTCCGGGGCTCCGCTATCGGCCCCCGGACCGACGGGCAGGCAACGGCATGAGAAGGCGCGACGATCGGATGGCTCACACGCACCCGGACGGAACCAGACCCCAACCCCGTACCACGGCAATACTCTTAGCTCGGCGGATAAACAGGCGCTATCGCTCCCTGCTCGGAGGGGCAAGGGGCCTGCCGGAGAGCCGGGCGCGGCCCTTTAGCTCGCCGCGCAGCGTCTCTGACGCTCGGACCGCGAAATAGTTCGGATTCCATCGAGTTGTCGTGTAACCAGCTCTTCGGTCCTGTGCCTGCGCGGCGAATCTCATGCTCGGCTTCGCGCCCGGCCGGAGGCAGGTGCCTTGCCCCACCCTCCGAGGTGACGCGCCTAATCTGTCGCCGGGTTAATAGTAGCAGTAAGCGGGGTCGTCCCCTTCGAGGGAGCCGAGGTTGCCGGCGGAGACCCGGCGCCAGCGGCTCAGTCCAGATCGAACTGCTTCTCCAGCATGATCCGGAGGATGGTGTGGTCGGTCTCGATCATGCCGACGCAGCTCAGGGTGCCCAGGTTCTGCATGGTCTGCTCGGGCGAGGCGCCCACGATGCCGTCGGTGGCCTGCACGTTGACCCCGTGCAGCGAGAACAGGGCGGCCTGCACGGCCGTGCCCGCGGCCGTGGCCAGCTTGAAGGCGCACCCGGCCTTGGCGCCGTCGCAGATCACGCCGGCCAGGTCGCCCACCAGGTTCTTGATGGCGCCCGCGATGTGGTGGTGGTTGCCGCCCAGCAGGTAGGTCACCCCGGCCGTGGCACCGGCACCGGCCGCCACAGAGCAGCCGCACACCGCCGACAGCCGGCCCGTGTGGGCCTTGACGTAGGCCGTGACCAGGTGGCTCAGGGCGATGGCCTCGAGCACCTCGCGCTTGCTCTGGTGGGCCACGAAGTCCTTGACCGCCCAGATGGGCAGGATGGCGGTGAGCCCGTGGTTGCCGCTGCCCCCGGAACTCATGGCCGGAAGCTTCACCCCCGACATCCGGGCGTCGGCCGCCGACGAGGTCAGGATTTTGGCCTCGAGCACCATGTCCCGCTGGAGCAGCCGCTCGCGCACCAGCCGGTCGAGCCCCAGGCCGATGCCCAGGCCGGGGCCGTACTTGCGGCCGTGCTCAGCCAGCCGGAGGTTGTACTCCACCCCCTGCTCCAGGAACGCCAGGTCGTC
This is a stretch of genomic DNA from Deferrisoma camini S3R1. It encodes these proteins:
- a CDS encoding TetR/AcrR family transcriptional regulator, encoding MTPHGDRPYTPRQNELLDHALALVRDGGFPALTTKRLAERVGFTEAAIYRHFPSKQALILGLMDRIGTMLLEPVGEIAQDEGLCVAERLRRIVRHHTEIIRAHKGLPILLLAEASVSNDEALIGRMRSIFRGYLSVLERLIRQGQAGGDLVPTPSPDALALMLVGPPAALAIRLRLLPDVEAEDRFGETLVPFLVDALRSGEGKDGP
- a CDS encoding bis(5'-nucleosyl)-tetraphosphatase produces the protein MEKRVLSAGIVPVRLTPEGPRFLVLRAYRCWDFPKGEVEPGEEPLDAALREAREETGLREFRFRWGTQWRETPPYGRGKVARYYVAEAGAGEVRLGVNPDLGRPEHHEYRWLGYEDARRLLADRVRPVLDWAHGLVTAGSGPVPP
- a CDS encoding VOC family protein; this encodes MSVPARYVHTNLVAEDWRALAAFYERVFGCVPVPPERDYAGEALDAGTGLRGARLTGVHLRLPGWGENGPTLEIFSYDPSAERGQTAVNRPGFGHIAFAVEDVEAARQAVLDAGGRAVGEVVRLRAANGARVRWCYVTDPEGNGIELQAWEP
- a CDS encoding L-cysteine desulfidase family protein; the encoded protein is MGYGVKDVLRMEVAPALGCTEPSAIALAAAAAASLLEGETAEAIEVWVDPNVYKNGLAVSIPGARGASGLDLAAALGVFGGDPYRKLEVLDTVDDQALATSKRFVRAGAVSVHLVDDRQGLYVRARVSAAGRTAECTIQGVHDGITRLTLDGEELPDHPLLRRTSGEQESLQELEEWLRTLSLQDLLDLLDDLDEDDLAFLEQGVEYNLRLAEHGRKYGPGLGIGLGLDRLVRERLLQRDMVLEAKILTSSAADARMSGVKLPAMSSGGSGNHGLTAILPIWAVKDFVAHQSKREVLEAIALSHLVTAYVKAHTGRLSAVCGCSVAAGAGATAGVTYLLGGNHHHIAGAIKNLVGDLAGVICDGAKAGCAFKLATAAGTAVQAALFSLHGVNVQATDGIVGASPEQTMQNLGTLSCVGMIETDHTILRIMLEKQFDLD